In a single window of the Scophthalmus maximus strain ysfricsl-2021 chromosome 18, ASM2237912v1, whole genome shotgun sequence genome:
- the LOC118289964 gene encoding filamin-A-interacting protein 1 isoform X4 encodes MLVDERQLHIEQIDQQSQKVQDLAQTLQEKEQRLAAATDASKEDGQKVLKLEAELEHRAAKFTQEHEEMATKLADQESQGRQLRLKLAGLAHKIEELEESNKVLQKSEEDLQELREQISKGECGSSSVMAELENLRKRVLEMEGKDEEITKTETQCRELRKRLQEEEDHGKELRLEVDKLQRRMVELEKLEGVFNRSKTECTQLHTNLEREKRVVKDLAGELETVKTRLKELESSESKFQKAEMVLKDDFVKLKSFTVILVDERKNMADRLKQEEQKSDDLGKMFKAEQGKVTEVTEKLIEESKRLFKFKSEMEFQVTTLAREKEELKTKLASEEEKCRELSNKLSGMKTRVDRLEEAEREVQRHWANKDRNKNPEEDNKVKELTLEIERLRSRLKQLEVVEGDLMKTEDEYDLLEQKFRKEQDKANTLHKLLEEMKSQIARNKAIEKGEVASPEAELRVRCKMEEAKTRGLQADVQALKEKIHELMNKEDQLSQLRVDYSVLQQRFVEEEEKRKSMSREVDGLTKELDATKCYSRALRPSTNGRRMVDVPVTSTAVQTDVIAAEPAEDETTAGFIRQSVLEENHFMSNLRQRGLKKPTVLERYPPASAELGARKSWLPWMKKREGPTFLPPQMTMSKKPGQPLHIRVTPDHENSTATLEITSPRAEDFFSSTTIIPTLGLQKPRITIVPKPATSKSDATGRLDRAKSPVTITTISRAKSPEKTNGGGSGGLQSPVSIITVSTTPVAETCASPEPREVTASRTVIKMTPEKQAGPPLLRKYNANSNIITTEDNKIHIHLGPQFKRPSDGCGSPVLTLRSHGPSSESKETSTGTVLRSPRQTSTGKTTTQSKMTSSITITPVSSAASRPTPSVLLLKCFTVKSGGVCCLESTRYQTANVISLPGSDVQAARSAAATRIPVSKGLKPVAGKALVGVSTLTRVESRAEGQSMRIELRKSTVSTAGGKK; translated from the exons ATGTTGGTGGACGAGCGGCAGCTGCACATCGAGCAGATCGACCAGCAGAGCCAGAAGGTGCAGGACCTCGCTCAGAcgctgcaggagaaggagcagcggCTGGCGGCCGCGACCGACGCCTCCAAGGAGGACGGCCAGAAGGTCCTCAAGCTGGAGGCCGAGCTGGAGCACAGGGCGGCCAAGTTCACGCAGGAGCACGAGGAGATGGCCACGAAGCTGGCCGACCAGGAGTCCCAAGGCCGGCAGCTGAGACTGAAGCTGGCGGGGCTCGCGCACAAGAttgaagagctggaggagagcaacAAAGTGCTGCAGAAATCCGAGGAGGACCTGCAGGAGCTGAGGGAGCAGATCAGCAAAGGGGAGTGCGGCAGTTCGTCCGTCATGGCCGAGCTGGAGAACCTGAGGAAGAGAGTGCTGGAGATGGAGGGCAAGGATGAGGAGATCACCAAAACAGAGACTCAGTGCAgggagctgaggaagaggctgcaggaggaggaggaccacgGCAAGGAGCTGAGGCTGGAGGTGGACAAACTCCAGAGGAGAATGGTTGAACTGGAGAAACTGGAGGGCGTTTTCAACAGGAGCAAAACAGAGTGCACCCAGCTTCATACAAACCTGGAGCGGGAGAAACGCGTGGTGAAGGATCTGGCCGGTGAACTGGAGACGGTGAAAACACGACTGAAAGAACTAGAATCGTCAGAGTCCAAGTTCCAGAAGGCAGAGATGGTCCTCAAAGACGACTTCGTGAAGTTGAAATCCTTCACAGTCATACTGGtggatgagagaaaaaacatggcGGACAGACTCAAACAGGAAGAACAGAAAAGTGACGACTTGGGTAAGATGTTTAAAGCAGAGCAAGGCAAGGTCACGGAGGTCACAGAGAAGCTGATCGAGGAGAGCAAAAGACTCTTCAAGTTCAAATCGGAGATGGAGTTTCAGGTGACGACTCTcgccagagagaaagaggagttaAAAACTAAACTCGCAAGTGAGGAggaaaagtgcagggagcttAGTAACAAGCTAAGCGGTATGAAAACAAGAGTGGACAGATTGGAAGAGGCGGAGagggaagtgcagagacactgGGCCAACAAGGACAGAAACAAGAATCCAGAGGAGGACAACAAAGTGAAGGAGCTCACGCTAGAAATCGAAAGACTTAGGAGCAGACTCAAGCAactggaggtggtggagggagatTTAATGAAAACCGAGGACGAGTACGACTTACTTGAGCAGAAGTTCAGGAAGGAGCAGGACAAAGCAAACACCCTTCATAAGCTGctggaagaaatgaaaagtcagaTTGCCAGAAACAAAGCCATAGAGAAGGGCGAGGTCGCGAGTCCCGAGGCCGAGCTGAGGGTTCGCTGCAAGATGGAGGAGGCCAAGACCAGGGGGCTGCAGGCCGACGTCCAGGCCCTGAAGGAGAAAATCCACGAGCTGATGAACAAGGAGGACCAGCTCTCCCAGCTGCGGGTGGACTATtctgtgctgcagcagagattcgtggaggaggaggagaagaggaagagcatgAGTCGAGAGGTGGACGGCCTCACCAAGGAGCTGGACGCCACCAAGTGCTACAGTCGCGCCTTGAGGCCGAGCACGAACGGCAGGAGGATGGTCGACGTCCCGGTCACCTCCACGGCGGTGCAGACGGACGTGATCGCCGCCGAGCCTGCCGAGGACGAGACGACAGCAGGCTTCATCCGACAGTCAGTCCTGGAGGAAAACCACTTCATGAGCAACCTCAGACAACGGGGTCTGAAGAAGCCGACGGTCCTCGAACGGTACCCTCCGGCATCGGCGGAACTCGGGGCGAGGAAGTCCTGGCTACCCtggatgaaaaagagagaggggccgACCTTCCTCCCGCCGCAAATGACCATGTCCAAGAAGCCGGGTCAGCCACTACACATCCGCGTGACCCCAGATCACGAGAACAGCACCGCCACCTTGGAGATCACCAGCCCGCGAGCTGAGGATTTCTTCTCCAGCACCACCATCATCCCGACCCTCGGCCTTCAGAAGCCTCGCATCACGATCGTCCCCAAGCCCGCGACCTCGAAGAGCGACGCAACGGGACGTCTCGATCGAGCCAAATCTCCAGTCACGATAACCACCATCTCCAGGGCCAAGAGCCCGGAGAAGACCAATGGCGGCGGCTCCGGCGGCCTCCAGTCTCCCGTGTCCATCATCACGGTCAGCACCACGCCTGTGGCCGAAACATGCGCCTCACCTGAGCCTCGTGAGGTCACCGCGAGCCGCACTGTGATCAAGATGACCCCGGAGAAGCAGGCCGGGCCCCCGCTCCTCAGGAAATACAACGCCAACAGCAACATCATCACAACAGAGGACAATAAGATCCACATCCACCTCGGTCCACAGTTCAAGAGACCCTCAGACGGCTGCGGCAGTCCTGTGCTGACGCTCCGATCTCACGGTCCGAGCTCAGAGAGCAAAGAAACATCGACGGGAACCGTTCTGCGCTCCCCGCGCCAGACGTCAACTGGGAAGACGACGACTCAGAGCAAAATGACGAGCAGCATAACGATCACGCCCGTCAGCTCGGCAGCCTCCAGGCCGACACCATCAGTG TTGCTTCTGAAATGTTTCACAGTGAAATCAGGTGGTGTGTGCTGCCTCGAGAGCACCAGGTATCAAACAGCTAATGTGATCTCACTG ccCGGTTCGGACGTGCAGGCGGCTCGGAGCGCCGCCGCCACGCGGATCCCAGTGTCAAAGGGTCTGAAACCCGTCGCCGGGAAGGCGCTGGTGGGCGTGTCGACGCTGACGAGGGTTGAGTCGCGGGCCGAGGGCCAGTCGATGAGAATCGAGCTGAGGAAGTCGACGGTGTCGACAGCGGGAGGCAAGAAGTGA
- the LOC118289964 gene encoding filamin-A-interacting protein 1 isoform X1 — protein sequence MRSRNCTMEGPDTGHIQNTKDFIKQEEENTPELTKRKTKDGRTGLSGKPQRHPAESGKTPTPDLSKVDLLQLLGIMEGEVQAREDVIGLLKSDRTGPETLEARYGSAAPSKPLQALQRDGLLVHIGRRPDDVYEKPMVELDRLEDKQKQTYRRMLEQLLLAEKCHRRTVAELDSEKSKHADFMNKSDDFTNLLEQERERLKRLLEQEKLYQARKDKDHSRRLEKVRAELVKLKSFALMLVDERQLHIEQIDQQSQKVQDLAQTLQEKEQRLAAATDASKEDGQKVLKLEAELEHRAAKFTQEHEEMATKLADQESQGRQLRLKLAGLAHKIEELEESNKVLQKSEEDLQELREQISKGECGSSSVMAELENLRKRVLEMEGKDEEITKTETQCRELRKRLQEEEDHGKELRLEVDKLQRRMVELEKLEGVFNRSKTECTQLHTNLEREKRVVKDLAGELETVKTRLKELESSESKFQKAEMVLKDDFVKLKSFTVILVDERKNMADRLKQEEQKSDDLGKMFKAEQGKVTEVTEKLIEESKRLFKFKSEMEFQVTTLAREKEELKTKLASEEEKCRELSNKLSGMKTRVDRLEEAEREVQRHWANKDRNKNPEEDNKVKELTLEIERLRSRLKQLEVVEGDLMKTEDEYDLLEQKFRKEQDKANTLHKLLEEMKSQIARNKAIEKGEVASPEAELRVRCKMEEAKTRGLQADVQALKEKIHELMNKEDQLSQLRVDYSVLQQRFVEEEEKRKSMSREVDGLTKELDATKCYSRALRPSTNGRRMVDVPVTSTAVQTDVIAAEPAEDETTAGFIRQSVLEENHFMSNLRQRGLKKPTVLERYPPASAELGARKSWLPWMKKREGPTFLPPQMTMSKKPGQPLHIRVTPDHENSTATLEITSPRAEDFFSSTTIIPTLGLQKPRITIVPKPATSKSDATGRLDRAKSPVTITTISRAKSPEKTNGGGSGGLQSPVSIITVSTTPVAETCASPEPREVTASRTVIKMTPEKQAGPPLLRKYNANSNIITTEDNKIHIHLGPQFKRPSDGCGSPVLTLRSHGPSSESKETSTGTVLRSPRQTSTGKTTTQSKMTSSITITPVSSAASRPTPSVLLLKCFTVKSGGVCCLESTRYQTANVISLPGSDVQAARSAAATRIPVSKGLKPVAGKALVGVSTLTRVESRAEGQSMRIELRKSTVSTAGGKK from the exons GCCCGAGAGGACGTCATCGGCCTGCTGAAGTCGGACAGAACCGGCCCCGAGACTCTGGAGGCTCGTTACGGTTCAGCCGCTCCCAGCAAACCGCTGCAGGCGCTGCAGAGAGACGGGCTCCTCGTCCACATTGGCCGCCGCCCGGACGATGTGTACGAGAAACCCATGGTCGAG TTGGATCGTCTGGAGGACAAACAGAAGCAGACGTACAGGCGGatgctggagcagctgctgctggcggaGAAGTGCCACCGTCGCACCGTCGCCGAGCTCGACAGCGAGAAGAGCAAACACGCCGACTTCATGAACAAGAGCGACGACTTCACCAAcctgctggagcaggagagggagag ACTGAAGAggctgctggagcaggagaagctCTACCAGGCTCGTAAGGACAAGGACCACAGCAGGAGGCTGGAGAAGGTCAGAGCCGAGCTGGTGAAGCTCAAGTCCTTTGCCCTGATGTTGGTGGACGAGCGGCAGCTGCACATCGAGCAGATCGACCAGCAGAGCCAGAAGGTGCAGGACCTCGCTCAGAcgctgcaggagaaggagcagcggCTGGCGGCCGCGACCGACGCCTCCAAGGAGGACGGCCAGAAGGTCCTCAAGCTGGAGGCCGAGCTGGAGCACAGGGCGGCCAAGTTCACGCAGGAGCACGAGGAGATGGCCACGAAGCTGGCCGACCAGGAGTCCCAAGGCCGGCAGCTGAGACTGAAGCTGGCGGGGCTCGCGCACAAGAttgaagagctggaggagagcaacAAAGTGCTGCAGAAATCCGAGGAGGACCTGCAGGAGCTGAGGGAGCAGATCAGCAAAGGGGAGTGCGGCAGTTCGTCCGTCATGGCCGAGCTGGAGAACCTGAGGAAGAGAGTGCTGGAGATGGAGGGCAAGGATGAGGAGATCACCAAAACAGAGACTCAGTGCAgggagctgaggaagaggctgcaggaggaggaggaccacgGCAAGGAGCTGAGGCTGGAGGTGGACAAACTCCAGAGGAGAATGGTTGAACTGGAGAAACTGGAGGGCGTTTTCAACAGGAGCAAAACAGAGTGCACCCAGCTTCATACAAACCTGGAGCGGGAGAAACGCGTGGTGAAGGATCTGGCCGGTGAACTGGAGACGGTGAAAACACGACTGAAAGAACTAGAATCGTCAGAGTCCAAGTTCCAGAAGGCAGAGATGGTCCTCAAAGACGACTTCGTGAAGTTGAAATCCTTCACAGTCATACTGGtggatgagagaaaaaacatggcGGACAGACTCAAACAGGAAGAACAGAAAAGTGACGACTTGGGTAAGATGTTTAAAGCAGAGCAAGGCAAGGTCACGGAGGTCACAGAGAAGCTGATCGAGGAGAGCAAAAGACTCTTCAAGTTCAAATCGGAGATGGAGTTTCAGGTGACGACTCTcgccagagagaaagaggagttaAAAACTAAACTCGCAAGTGAGGAggaaaagtgcagggagcttAGTAACAAGCTAAGCGGTATGAAAACAAGAGTGGACAGATTGGAAGAGGCGGAGagggaagtgcagagacactgGGCCAACAAGGACAGAAACAAGAATCCAGAGGAGGACAACAAAGTGAAGGAGCTCACGCTAGAAATCGAAAGACTTAGGAGCAGACTCAAGCAactggaggtggtggagggagatTTAATGAAAACCGAGGACGAGTACGACTTACTTGAGCAGAAGTTCAGGAAGGAGCAGGACAAAGCAAACACCCTTCATAAGCTGctggaagaaatgaaaagtcagaTTGCCAGAAACAAAGCCATAGAGAAGGGCGAGGTCGCGAGTCCCGAGGCCGAGCTGAGGGTTCGCTGCAAGATGGAGGAGGCCAAGACCAGGGGGCTGCAGGCCGACGTCCAGGCCCTGAAGGAGAAAATCCACGAGCTGATGAACAAGGAGGACCAGCTCTCCCAGCTGCGGGTGGACTATtctgtgctgcagcagagattcgtggaggaggaggagaagaggaagagcatgAGTCGAGAGGTGGACGGCCTCACCAAGGAGCTGGACGCCACCAAGTGCTACAGTCGCGCCTTGAGGCCGAGCACGAACGGCAGGAGGATGGTCGACGTCCCGGTCACCTCCACGGCGGTGCAGACGGACGTGATCGCCGCCGAGCCTGCCGAGGACGAGACGACAGCAGGCTTCATCCGACAGTCAGTCCTGGAGGAAAACCACTTCATGAGCAACCTCAGACAACGGGGTCTGAAGAAGCCGACGGTCCTCGAACGGTACCCTCCGGCATCGGCGGAACTCGGGGCGAGGAAGTCCTGGCTACCCtggatgaaaaagagagaggggccgACCTTCCTCCCGCCGCAAATGACCATGTCCAAGAAGCCGGGTCAGCCACTACACATCCGCGTGACCCCAGATCACGAGAACAGCACCGCCACCTTGGAGATCACCAGCCCGCGAGCTGAGGATTTCTTCTCCAGCACCACCATCATCCCGACCCTCGGCCTTCAGAAGCCTCGCATCACGATCGTCCCCAAGCCCGCGACCTCGAAGAGCGACGCAACGGGACGTCTCGATCGAGCCAAATCTCCAGTCACGATAACCACCATCTCCAGGGCCAAGAGCCCGGAGAAGACCAATGGCGGCGGCTCCGGCGGCCTCCAGTCTCCCGTGTCCATCATCACGGTCAGCACCACGCCTGTGGCCGAAACATGCGCCTCACCTGAGCCTCGTGAGGTCACCGCGAGCCGCACTGTGATCAAGATGACCCCGGAGAAGCAGGCCGGGCCCCCGCTCCTCAGGAAATACAACGCCAACAGCAACATCATCACAACAGAGGACAATAAGATCCACATCCACCTCGGTCCACAGTTCAAGAGACCCTCAGACGGCTGCGGCAGTCCTGTGCTGACGCTCCGATCTCACGGTCCGAGCTCAGAGAGCAAAGAAACATCGACGGGAACCGTTCTGCGCTCCCCGCGCCAGACGTCAACTGGGAAGACGACGACTCAGAGCAAAATGACGAGCAGCATAACGATCACGCCCGTCAGCTCGGCAGCCTCCAGGCCGACACCATCAGTG TTGCTTCTGAAATGTTTCACAGTGAAATCAGGTGGTGTGTGCTGCCTCGAGAGCACCAGGTATCAAACAGCTAATGTGATCTCACTG ccCGGTTCGGACGTGCAGGCGGCTCGGAGCGCCGCCGCCACGCGGATCCCAGTGTCAAAGGGTCTGAAACCCGTCGCCGGGAAGGCGCTGGTGGGCGTGTCGACGCTGACGAGGGTTGAGTCGCGGGCCGAGGGCCAGTCGATGAGAATCGAGCTGAGGAAGTCGACGGTGTCGACAGCGGGAGGCAAGAAGTGA
- the LOC118289964 gene encoding filamin-A-interacting protein 1 isoform X2 — translation MRSRNCTMEGPDTGHIQNTKDFIKQEEENTPELTKRKTKDGRTGLSGKPQRHPAESGKTPTPDLSKVDLLQLLGIMEGEVQAREDVIGLLKSDRTGPETLEARYGSAAPSKPLQALQRDGLLVHIGRRPDDVYEKPMVELDRLEDKQKQTYRRMLEQLLLAEKCHRRTVAELDSEKSKHADFMNKSDDFTNLLEQERERLKRLLEQEKLYQARKDKDHSRRLEKVRAELVKLKSFALMLVDERQLHIEQIDQQSQKVQDLAQTLQEKEQRLAAATDASKEDGQKVLKLEAELEHRAAKFTQEHEEMATKLADQESQGRQLRLKLAGLAHKIEELEESNKVLQKSEEDLQELREQISKGECGSSSVMAELENLRKRVLEMEGKDEEITKTETQCRELRKRLQEEEDHGKELRLEVDKLQRRMVELEKLEGVFNRSKTECTQLHTNLEREKRVVKDLAGELETVKTRLKELESSESKFQKAEMVLKDDFVKLKSFTVILVDERKNMADRLKQEEQKSDDLGKMFKAEQGKVTEVTEKLIEESKRLFKFKSEMEFQVTTLAREKEELKTKLASEEEKCRELSNKLSGMKTRVDRLEEAEREVQRHWANKDRNKNPEEDNKVKELTLEIERLRSRLKQLEVVEGDLMKTEDEYDLLEQKFRKEQDKANTLHKLLEEMKSQIARNKAIEKGEVASPEAELRVRCKMEEAKTRGLQADVQALKEKIHELMNKEDQLSQLRVDYSVLQQRFVEEEEKRKSMSREVDGLTKELDATKCYSRALRPSTNGRRMVDVPVTSTAVQTDVIAAEPAEDETTAGFIRQSVLEENHFMSNLRQRGLKKPTVLERYPPASAELGARKSWLPWMKKREGPTFLPPQMTMSKKPGQPLHIRVTPDHENSTATLEITSPRAEDFFSSTTIIPTLGLQKPRITIVPKPATSKSDATGRLDRAKSPVTITTISRAKSPEKTNGGGSGGLQSPVSIITVSTTPVAETCASPEPREVTASRTVIKMTPEKQAGPPLLRKYNANSNIITTEDNKIHIHLGPQFKRPSDGCGSPVLTLRSHGPSSESKETSTGTVLRSPRQTSTGKTTTQSKMTSSITITPVSSAASRPTPSVPGSDVQAARSAAATRIPVSKGLKPVAGKALVGVSTLTRVESRAEGQSMRIELRKSTVSTAGGKK, via the exons GCCCGAGAGGACGTCATCGGCCTGCTGAAGTCGGACAGAACCGGCCCCGAGACTCTGGAGGCTCGTTACGGTTCAGCCGCTCCCAGCAAACCGCTGCAGGCGCTGCAGAGAGACGGGCTCCTCGTCCACATTGGCCGCCGCCCGGACGATGTGTACGAGAAACCCATGGTCGAG TTGGATCGTCTGGAGGACAAACAGAAGCAGACGTACAGGCGGatgctggagcagctgctgctggcggaGAAGTGCCACCGTCGCACCGTCGCCGAGCTCGACAGCGAGAAGAGCAAACACGCCGACTTCATGAACAAGAGCGACGACTTCACCAAcctgctggagcaggagagggagag ACTGAAGAggctgctggagcaggagaagctCTACCAGGCTCGTAAGGACAAGGACCACAGCAGGAGGCTGGAGAAGGTCAGAGCCGAGCTGGTGAAGCTCAAGTCCTTTGCCCTGATGTTGGTGGACGAGCGGCAGCTGCACATCGAGCAGATCGACCAGCAGAGCCAGAAGGTGCAGGACCTCGCTCAGAcgctgcaggagaaggagcagcggCTGGCGGCCGCGACCGACGCCTCCAAGGAGGACGGCCAGAAGGTCCTCAAGCTGGAGGCCGAGCTGGAGCACAGGGCGGCCAAGTTCACGCAGGAGCACGAGGAGATGGCCACGAAGCTGGCCGACCAGGAGTCCCAAGGCCGGCAGCTGAGACTGAAGCTGGCGGGGCTCGCGCACAAGAttgaagagctggaggagagcaacAAAGTGCTGCAGAAATCCGAGGAGGACCTGCAGGAGCTGAGGGAGCAGATCAGCAAAGGGGAGTGCGGCAGTTCGTCCGTCATGGCCGAGCTGGAGAACCTGAGGAAGAGAGTGCTGGAGATGGAGGGCAAGGATGAGGAGATCACCAAAACAGAGACTCAGTGCAgggagctgaggaagaggctgcaggaggaggaggaccacgGCAAGGAGCTGAGGCTGGAGGTGGACAAACTCCAGAGGAGAATGGTTGAACTGGAGAAACTGGAGGGCGTTTTCAACAGGAGCAAAACAGAGTGCACCCAGCTTCATACAAACCTGGAGCGGGAGAAACGCGTGGTGAAGGATCTGGCCGGTGAACTGGAGACGGTGAAAACACGACTGAAAGAACTAGAATCGTCAGAGTCCAAGTTCCAGAAGGCAGAGATGGTCCTCAAAGACGACTTCGTGAAGTTGAAATCCTTCACAGTCATACTGGtggatgagagaaaaaacatggcGGACAGACTCAAACAGGAAGAACAGAAAAGTGACGACTTGGGTAAGATGTTTAAAGCAGAGCAAGGCAAGGTCACGGAGGTCACAGAGAAGCTGATCGAGGAGAGCAAAAGACTCTTCAAGTTCAAATCGGAGATGGAGTTTCAGGTGACGACTCTcgccagagagaaagaggagttaAAAACTAAACTCGCAAGTGAGGAggaaaagtgcagggagcttAGTAACAAGCTAAGCGGTATGAAAACAAGAGTGGACAGATTGGAAGAGGCGGAGagggaagtgcagagacactgGGCCAACAAGGACAGAAACAAGAATCCAGAGGAGGACAACAAAGTGAAGGAGCTCACGCTAGAAATCGAAAGACTTAGGAGCAGACTCAAGCAactggaggtggtggagggagatTTAATGAAAACCGAGGACGAGTACGACTTACTTGAGCAGAAGTTCAGGAAGGAGCAGGACAAAGCAAACACCCTTCATAAGCTGctggaagaaatgaaaagtcagaTTGCCAGAAACAAAGCCATAGAGAAGGGCGAGGTCGCGAGTCCCGAGGCCGAGCTGAGGGTTCGCTGCAAGATGGAGGAGGCCAAGACCAGGGGGCTGCAGGCCGACGTCCAGGCCCTGAAGGAGAAAATCCACGAGCTGATGAACAAGGAGGACCAGCTCTCCCAGCTGCGGGTGGACTATtctgtgctgcagcagagattcgtggaggaggaggagaagaggaagagcatgAGTCGAGAGGTGGACGGCCTCACCAAGGAGCTGGACGCCACCAAGTGCTACAGTCGCGCCTTGAGGCCGAGCACGAACGGCAGGAGGATGGTCGACGTCCCGGTCACCTCCACGGCGGTGCAGACGGACGTGATCGCCGCCGAGCCTGCCGAGGACGAGACGACAGCAGGCTTCATCCGACAGTCAGTCCTGGAGGAAAACCACTTCATGAGCAACCTCAGACAACGGGGTCTGAAGAAGCCGACGGTCCTCGAACGGTACCCTCCGGCATCGGCGGAACTCGGGGCGAGGAAGTCCTGGCTACCCtggatgaaaaagagagaggggccgACCTTCCTCCCGCCGCAAATGACCATGTCCAAGAAGCCGGGTCAGCCACTACACATCCGCGTGACCCCAGATCACGAGAACAGCACCGCCACCTTGGAGATCACCAGCCCGCGAGCTGAGGATTTCTTCTCCAGCACCACCATCATCCCGACCCTCGGCCTTCAGAAGCCTCGCATCACGATCGTCCCCAAGCCCGCGACCTCGAAGAGCGACGCAACGGGACGTCTCGATCGAGCCAAATCTCCAGTCACGATAACCACCATCTCCAGGGCCAAGAGCCCGGAGAAGACCAATGGCGGCGGCTCCGGCGGCCTCCAGTCTCCCGTGTCCATCATCACGGTCAGCACCACGCCTGTGGCCGAAACATGCGCCTCACCTGAGCCTCGTGAGGTCACCGCGAGCCGCACTGTGATCAAGATGACCCCGGAGAAGCAGGCCGGGCCCCCGCTCCTCAGGAAATACAACGCCAACAGCAACATCATCACAACAGAGGACAATAAGATCCACATCCACCTCGGTCCACAGTTCAAGAGACCCTCAGACGGCTGCGGCAGTCCTGTGCTGACGCTCCGATCTCACGGTCCGAGCTCAGAGAGCAAAGAAACATCGACGGGAACCGTTCTGCGCTCCCCGCGCCAGACGTCAACTGGGAAGACGACGACTCAGAGCAAAATGACGAGCAGCATAACGATCACGCCCGTCAGCTCGGCAGCCTCCAGGCCGACACCATCAGTG ccCGGTTCGGACGTGCAGGCGGCTCGGAGCGCCGCCGCCACGCGGATCCCAGTGTCAAAGGGTCTGAAACCCGTCGCCGGGAAGGCGCTGGTGGGCGTGTCGACGCTGACGAGGGTTGAGTCGCGGGCCGAGGGCCAGTCGATGAGAATCGAGCTGAGGAAGTCGACGGTGTCGACAGCGGGAGGCAAGAAGTGA